A single window of Cytobacillus dafuensis DNA harbors:
- a CDS encoding menaquinol-cytochrome c reductase cytochrome b/c subunit, whose product MHRGKGMKFVGDSRVPALSERKPNIPKDYSEYPGKTEAFWPNFLLKEWMVGAVFLVGFLCLTIAHEPPLEKIADPSDTAYIPLPDWYFLFLYQLLKYTYASGPFNAVGAFIIPGLAFGALLLAPFIDRGPERRPSKRPLATGFMLLALAGITFLTWQSVATHDWEAAANQGKIVAEVDIDTEAEGYKLLEANNCLSCHGAELTGGGGSPALVDTGLKPEEISEIAKNGRGSMPPGMFKGTDEELKKLAEYISGLTSK is encoded by the coding sequence ATGCATCGTGGAAAAGGTATGAAATTCGTAGGTGACTCTCGTGTACCTGCGCTTTCTGAACGAAAACCGAATATTCCAAAAGATTATTCGGAATACCCTGGGAAAACGGAAGCGTTCTGGCCTAACTTCCTGTTGAAGGAATGGATGGTTGGTGCTGTTTTCTTAGTCGGATTTTTATGTCTAACCATTGCCCATGAACCACCGCTTGAAAAAATAGCTGATCCTAGTGATACAGCTTATATTCCACTTCCAGACTGGTATTTCTTATTCTTATATCAATTACTTAAGTATACTTATGCTTCTGGTCCATTTAATGCTGTAGGTGCTTTTATTATACCAGGCCTTGCGTTTGGAGCATTATTATTAGCGCCGTTCATTGACCGTGGTCCTGAGCGCAGACCTTCAAAGCGTCCATTAGCTACAGGGTTTATGCTACTTGCTTTAGCTGGGATTACATTTTTAACTTGGCAGTCAGTTGCTACCCATGACTGGGAAGCTGCTGCAAATCAAGGGAAAATTGTAGCTGAAGTTGACATTGATACTGAAGCTGAAGGTTATAAGCTACTCGAAGCAAATAACTGTTTATCATGTCACGGAGCGGAGCTTACTGGTGGCGGAGGTTCACCTGCTCTTGTCGATACAGGACTAAAACCTGAAGAGATTTCTGAGATTGCTAAAAATGGTAGAGGTTCAATGCCTCCTGGTATGTTCAAAGGCACTGATGAAGAGCTTAAAAAACTTGCTGAATATATTTCTGGTTTAACAAGTAAATAA
- a CDS encoding YpiF family protein, with the protein MKWNPQDIDMFLQSKEYVDTVVLPLLPVAISNDTKQAASMTEFISLLSMQLERQFRGRLLLLPGYSYLKTESMDKLSGDLKVWERELLENDFKHVLFLTSDSNWKTVENQLEGELIWLPSLPLEHMDEKNRNSLLEDQVKQLMNLFLQKWQSAD; encoded by the coding sequence ATGAAATGGAACCCCCAAGACATTGATATGTTCCTGCAATCAAAGGAATATGTTGATACTGTTGTTTTGCCATTGCTGCCAGTTGCTATCAGTAATGATACAAAACAAGCAGCATCAATGACTGAGTTTATCTCATTACTAAGTATGCAGCTCGAAAGACAATTTAGAGGCAGACTTCTTTTGCTACCTGGCTATTCTTACTTGAAAACGGAGTCTATGGACAAGCTTTCAGGGGATTTAAAAGTTTGGGAGAGAGAGTTACTTGAAAATGACTTTAAACATGTTCTTTTCTTAACATCTGATAGTAATTGGAAGACTGTTGAAAATCAGTTAGAGGGCGAGCTAATTTGGCTGCCATCACTGCCATTAGAACATATGGATGAGAAGAATCGAAATTCTCTTTTAGAGGATCAAGTGAAGCAATTAATGAATTTGTTTCTTCAAAAATGGCAATCTGCCGACTAA
- a CDS encoding prephenate dehydrogenase, which yields MDGRVFIIGLGLIGGSLALCIKKEHKDSFIIGYDVNKDQTRLARMLNVVDETTESIEQGAKNADLILIATPVKETEKVLQILECIQLKRNVIISDAGSTKKEIVQLAGNLKNKGITFIGGHPMAGSHKSGVTAAKAILFENAFYLLTPEEHILEEQLHQLQNWLSGTKARFIKITPEEHDYLTGVISHFPHIIAASLVHQAEKTSTKQKLIPSLAAGGFRDVTRIASSSPEMWRDILLHNKDVLLSLLDDWQEEMHKVAKMIAAANSAEIFNYFFYAKQFRDELPQKERGAIPSFYDLFVDVPDYPGVISEITGYLAKEEISITNIRILETREDINGILVISFQTEEDRTRADLCIHKHTNYETSEGL from the coding sequence TTGGATGGCCGTGTATTTATTATTGGATTAGGTTTAATTGGTGGTTCATTAGCTTTATGTATCAAAAAAGAACATAAAGATTCCTTCATAATCGGCTATGATGTTAATAAAGATCAAACAAGACTTGCTAGGATGTTAAATGTTGTTGATGAAACAACAGAATCGATTGAACAGGGAGCAAAAAATGCAGATTTAATTTTAATTGCTACTCCTGTGAAGGAAACAGAAAAGGTCTTGCAAATATTAGAGTGTATACAGCTAAAAAGAAACGTCATTATTTCTGATGCAGGCAGCACGAAAAAGGAAATTGTTCAATTGGCGGGAAATCTCAAAAATAAGGGAATCACATTTATTGGCGGACATCCAATGGCTGGTTCTCATAAGAGCGGGGTTACCGCTGCAAAAGCGATATTATTTGAAAATGCCTTTTATTTATTAACTCCTGAAGAGCATATACTTGAGGAACAGCTGCATCAGCTGCAAAATTGGTTATCAGGCACAAAAGCTAGGTTTATCAAAATAACACCGGAAGAACATGATTATTTGACAGGGGTTATTAGTCATTTTCCTCATATTATTGCTGCATCCCTTGTACATCAAGCTGAGAAAACGAGTACGAAGCAAAAGTTAATACCAAGTTTGGCAGCAGGTGGTTTTCGTGATGTAACAAGAATTGCATCAAGCAGTCCAGAAATGTGGAGAGATATTCTACTACATAACAAAGATGTGCTTTTAAGCTTATTGGATGATTGGCAAGAGGAAATGCATAAAGTGGCTAAAATGATAGCAGCTGCAAATAGTGCGGAGATTTTTAATTATTTTTTTTATGCAAAGCAATTTCGAGATGAATTGCCTCAAAAGGAAAGAGGAGCAATTCCGTCTTTTTACGATCTTTTTGTCGATGTACCAGACTACCCTGGTGTCATTTCAGAAATTACTGGTTATTTAGCAAAAGAAGAGATTAGTATAACGAATATTAGGATTCTAGAAACGCGTGAAGATATTAATGGAATTCTAGTAATTAGTTTTCAAACAGAAGAGGATCGAACTCGGGCAGATCTTTGTATTCATAAGCATACAAATTATGAAACGTCGGAAGGTCTTTAG
- the qcrB gene encoding menaquinol-cytochrome c reductase cytochrome b subunit, with product MLNKIYDWVDERLDITPLWRDIADHEVPEHVNPAHHFSAFVYCFGGLTFFVTVIQILSGMFLTMYYVPDIKNAWESVYYLQNHVAFGQIVRGMHHWGASLVIVMMFLHTLRVFFQGAYKKPRELNWVVGVLIFFIMLALGLTGYLLPWDMKALFATKVTMQIIESTPLIGTYLKTLIAGDPDIVGAQTITRFFAIHVFFLPAALFGLMAAHFVMIRKQGISGPL from the coding sequence TTGTTAAACAAGATTTATGATTGGGTAGATGAGCGTTTAGATATTACGCCTTTATGGCGCGACATTGCAGATCATGAAGTGCCTGAGCATGTTAACCCAGCACATCACTTTTCTGCTTTTGTTTACTGTTTCGGTGGATTAACGTTCTTCGTTACTGTAATTCAAATTCTATCTGGAATGTTTTTAACTATGTATTATGTTCCAGATATTAAAAATGCATGGGAATCTGTGTATTACTTGCAAAACCATGTTGCATTTGGACAAATTGTCCGCGGTATGCATCACTGGGGTGCAAGCTTAGTCATCGTAATGATGTTCTTACATACGTTACGCGTTTTCTTCCAGGGAGCGTATAAAAAGCCTCGTGAATTAAACTGGGTAGTTGGAGTACTTATTTTCTTCATTATGCTTGCACTTGGTTTAACAGGCTACTTATTACCTTGGGATATGAAAGCACTGTTCGCAACAAAAGTTACAATGCAAATTATTGAATCTACTCCTTTAATAGGAACATACTTAAAAACATTAATTGCTGGAGATCCAGATATTGTAGGAGCACAAACGATTACCCGCTTCTTTGCAATTCACGTATTCTTCTTGCCAGCAGCTTTATTTGGATTAATGGCCGCTCACTTTGTTATGATTCGTAAACAAGGTATTTCCGGACCATTGTAA
- the lhaT gene encoding lipoprotein heptaprenylglyceryl N-acetyltransferase LhaT: MKWIYPILANRVVLWLLLIVNIAGTIYGYIWYKWQMVDTPPIFLPFVPDSPTASLFFVFVLIAFLLGKNWPLFEALAIVTLIKYGIWAVVMNILVFQVTGELDIIALMLIVSHGAMAIQGMLYAPFYRIKTWHFVVTAIWTLHNDVIDYVFFMLPRYPILDLYTPQIGYFTFWLSIFSLGITAYLCLRNNRFTLKMNI, from the coding sequence ATGAAGTGGATATATCCTATATTAGCTAATCGAGTAGTATTATGGCTTTTATTAATTGTGAATATTGCAGGTACGATTTATGGCTATATTTGGTATAAATGGCAGATGGTTGATACCCCGCCTATTTTCTTGCCATTTGTTCCTGACAGTCCAACAGCTAGTTTGTTTTTTGTTTTTGTATTAATTGCTTTTCTGCTAGGTAAAAATTGGCCATTATTCGAAGCATTAGCTATTGTTACTCTGATCAAATATGGTATTTGGGCAGTTGTTATGAATATTTTGGTTTTTCAAGTTACAGGAGAATTAGATATAATAGCACTAATGCTTATTGTTTCGCATGGAGCAATGGCCATCCAAGGGATGCTTTATGCACCATTTTACCGTATTAAGACTTGGCACTTTGTTGTAACAGCAATATGGACATTACATAATGATGTCATCGACTATGTATTTTTCATGCTGCCTCGCTATCCCATTTTGGATTTATATACACCTCAAATTGGGTATTTTACATTTTGGCTATCTATATTTTCACTGGGAATAACTGCCTATTTATGTTTACGAAATAATAGATTTACACTAAAAATGAATATCTAG
- the aroH gene encoding chorismate mutase — protein sequence MFRGVRGATTVNDDNEIEIVQATEILLRKMIEENEIEAEKVASVFISVTEDITAVFPAKAMRLIEGWKYVPVMCMKEIPVASSLPKCIRVMIHVNTNIPQKEISHIYLGEAISLRPDLNTVDQS from the coding sequence GTGTTTCGTGGCGTGAGAGGAGCAACAACGGTTAATGATGATAATGAAATTGAAATTGTCCAGGCAACTGAAATCTTGCTTCGAAAAATGATCGAGGAAAATGAAATTGAAGCAGAAAAGGTTGCTTCTGTCTTCATTTCAGTGACAGAGGACATCACAGCGGTCTTTCCGGCAAAAGCCATGCGTTTAATAGAGGGGTGGAAGTATGTTCCTGTCATGTGTATGAAAGAAATCCCCGTCGCATCCTCATTGCCAAAATGTATTCGTGTGATGATTCACGTGAATACAAATATTCCGCAGAAAGAAATCAGCCATATATATTTAGGGGAAGCAATTAGTTTAAGACCCGATTTAAATACAGTTGATCAATCTTAA
- a CDS encoding QcrA and Rieske domain-containing protein, whose protein sequence is MSKNQVSRRQFLSYTLTGVGGFMAAGMLMPMVRFAVDPVLQAKAESDFIPTPQKVSEITDVPTRVDFKFEQQDAWYTSEVTGTAWVYLDDKGEIVALSPVCKHLGCVVDWNTDKANPDKFYCPCHGGLYTKDGTNVPGTPPSGALDVYPYKEKDGFLYLGKAKPRKEA, encoded by the coding sequence ATGAGCAAAAATCAAGTTTCTAGACGTCAATTCCTTAGCTACACTCTAACTGGTGTAGGCGGTTTCATGGCTGCAGGGATGTTAATGCCTATGGTTCGTTTTGCTGTTGATCCAGTTTTGCAAGCTAAAGCTGAAAGTGATTTCATTCCAACACCACAAAAAGTTTCTGAAATTACTGATGTTCCAACTAGGGTTGACTTTAAATTTGAACAGCAGGATGCTTGGTATACATCAGAAGTAACTGGTACTGCATGGGTATACCTAGATGACAAAGGGGAAATTGTCGCATTATCGCCTGTATGTAAGCATTTAGGCTGCGTAGTAGACTGGAACACAGATAAGGCAAATCCAGATAAGTTCTATTGTCCTTGTCATGGTGGACTTTATACGAAAGATGGTACGAATGTTCCAGGAACTCCACCGAGTGGAGCGCTAGATGTATATCCTTACAAAGAAAAAGACGGTTTTCTTTATTTAGGAAAAGCCAAGCCACGAAAGGAGGCGTAA
- the aroB gene encoding 3-dehydroquinate synthase: METITIGTESKTYPVYVGLGAVQQLNSYIYKNFPSLTNIMIITDETVASLYLTKLQDNLSDFETFSYVAPIGERAKTFEVYYQVLSFALERKLDRKSLIIAFGGGAVGDLGGFIAATYMRGIPFIQVPTTILAHDSAVGGKTAINHPLGKNMIGAFYQPEAVFYDLNFLSSLPLNERRSGFAEVIKHGLIHDPIFFTWLMEKITTLRDYSHSDLAFSLIKGIEIKNYFVSKDEKESGIRAYLNFGHTLGHAIEAELGYGEWTHGEAVLVGMLFALKLSKKITDLDFNTDNFKAWLEHLGYKTEIPKELSREKLLERMKQDKKSVGQKVNFVLLKEVGSPVLYEVSDEEILIQLEIF; the protein is encoded by the coding sequence ATGGAAACTATCACCATCGGGACTGAATCGAAAACATATCCTGTCTATGTTGGTTTAGGAGCAGTGCAACAACTAAACTCCTATATATACAAAAACTTTCCATCATTAACGAATATAATGATTATCACCGACGAAACTGTTGCAAGTCTTTATTTAACAAAACTTCAAGATAATCTATCAGATTTTGAAACATTTTCTTATGTTGCTCCAATCGGTGAAAGGGCGAAAACCTTTGAAGTTTATTATCAAGTATTAAGCTTTGCTCTTGAAAGGAAGCTTGACCGTAAATCACTGATAATAGCCTTTGGGGGTGGAGCAGTAGGAGATCTAGGCGGGTTTATCGCTGCAACATATATGAGGGGAATTCCGTTTATTCAAGTGCCAACAACTATTCTTGCTCATGATAGTGCAGTTGGAGGTAAAACAGCGATCAATCATCCATTAGGCAAAAATATGATTGGCGCATTTTATCAGCCTGAAGCGGTTTTTTATGATTTGAATTTTTTAAGCTCTCTCCCTTTAAATGAAAGAAGATCAGGTTTTGCAGAAGTGATAAAACACGGACTTATACATGATCCGATTTTTTTTACTTGGCTTATGGAAAAAATAACTACGCTTAGGGATTATTCTCATAGTGATTTAGCTTTTTCGTTAATTAAAGGAATTGAAATAAAAAACTATTTTGTTTCAAAAGATGAAAAGGAATCAGGTATACGTGCCTATCTTAATTTTGGGCATACTTTAGGCCATGCAATTGAGGCAGAATTGGGTTATGGCGAATGGACACATGGGGAAGCGGTATTAGTAGGGATGTTATTTGCCTTGAAATTAAGCAAGAAAATTACAGACCTTGACTTTAATACTGACAATTTTAAGGCTTGGCTTGAACACCTAGGCTATAAAACTGAAATACCTAAAGAATTATCAAGAGAAAAATTGCTAGAGAGAATGAAGCAAGATAAAAAATCAGTTGGACAAAAGGTGAATTTTGTTTTATTAAAGGAAGTTGGCAGTCCTGTCCTTTATGAAGTGTCCGATGAAGAAATATTAATACAGCTTGAGATTTTTTAG
- a CDS encoding ReoY family proteolytic degradation factor gives MSAPVSVNEKKDFIRWFLNHYQLKRRECVWILNYLMSHDQLMEKVHFVEQAQYCPKGLIMSTHCVEEVPFRFYKENVMTTDAEKSFHDIRLNRDEDIFIQLNFHASNKAHQYAAVLEENPFMPNRIEISEKDKIVAERFLNDSLKKFQKESLLKKIDEALDKQDEIGFLRLSEELKRLKY, from the coding sequence ATGTCAGCCCCTGTATCTGTCAACGAGAAAAAGGATTTTATTCGCTGGTTTCTCAATCATTATCAATTAAAAAGGCGCGAATGCGTATGGATTTTAAATTATTTGATGAGCCATGACCAGCTAATGGAAAAAGTTCATTTTGTAGAACAAGCTCAGTATTGCCCAAAGGGATTAATTATGTCCACCCACTGCGTAGAAGAAGTGCCATTTCGCTTCTATAAGGAAAATGTTATGACGACTGATGCTGAGAAATCCTTTCATGATATTCGTCTGAACCGTGATGAGGATATTTTTATTCAACTAAACTTTCATGCATCAAATAAAGCTCATCAGTATGCTGCAGTTTTGGAAGAAAATCCATTTATGCCGAATCGTATTGAAATTAGTGAAAAGGATAAAATTGTTGCCGAAAGATTCCTAAATGACAGTTTAAAGAAATTCCAAAAGGAAAGTCTTTTAAAGAAAATTGATGAAGCGCTAGATAAACAGGATGAAATTGGCTTCCTGCGTTTATCAGAAGAACTAAAAAGACTAAAGTATTAA
- the aroA gene encoding 3-phosphoshikimate 1-carboxyvinyltransferase: MKPIKLQTNIPSLKGTLAIPGDKSISHRSIMFGAIAEGETTVTNFLLGEDCLSTISCFKKLGVSIQQQEDKVIINGKGFNGLEEPSEILDVGNSGTTIRLLIGILAGRPFHSVLVGDESIGKRPMTRVTKPLKLMGAVIQGRKNGEFTPLSIKGGNVKEINYELPVASAQVKSSLLFAGLQTKGVTTVIEPVKTRDHTERMIKKFGGEIEIDGRTIHLKGGQRLSGTRIHVPGDISSAAFFLVAGSIVPNSEITLKNVGLNPTRTGIIDVMKEMGADITIIPSEDDTFEPCGDIVIKSSILNGITIEGDMIPRLIDEIPVIALLATQAEGDTVIKDAQELKVKETNRIDTVVNELVMLGAKIIATDDGMIIKGKSNLKGGTVSSHGDHRIGMMLSIAAAICKDEVFLENEESIYISYPSFFEHLKSLQ; the protein is encoded by the coding sequence ATGAAGCCAATTAAACTACAAACGAACATTCCTTCGTTGAAGGGTACTTTAGCCATACCAGGTGATAAATCAATATCTCATCGATCCATCATGTTTGGGGCAATCGCAGAGGGCGAGACTACGGTCACGAATTTTTTATTGGGCGAAGATTGTTTAAGTACAATCTCATGCTTTAAAAAATTAGGTGTATCCATTCAACAGCAAGAAGATAAAGTGATTATTAATGGCAAAGGGTTTAATGGGCTAGAAGAGCCATCAGAAATATTAGATGTTGGAAATTCAGGAACAACGATTCGTTTACTTATAGGGATACTAGCTGGGCGCCCCTTCCATTCTGTATTGGTGGGAGATGAATCGATTGGCAAACGACCAATGACAAGAGTAACCAAGCCATTGAAGTTAATGGGTGCTGTTATTCAAGGCAGAAAAAATGGCGAATTTACTCCTTTGTCGATAAAAGGCGGGAATGTGAAAGAGATAAATTATGAACTGCCGGTAGCAAGTGCTCAAGTGAAATCATCTTTGCTATTTGCAGGATTACAAACAAAAGGAGTAACAACAGTCATTGAACCTGTAAAAACAAGAGATCATACTGAAAGAATGATCAAAAAGTTTGGCGGTGAAATTGAAATTGATGGGCGAACAATCCACCTAAAAGGAGGTCAGCGGCTTTCTGGGACACGCATCCATGTACCAGGAGATATATCATCTGCTGCTTTCTTCCTTGTTGCAGGTTCAATTGTACCTAATAGTGAAATCACGCTAAAAAATGTTGGTTTAAATCCAACAAGAACGGGTATTATTGATGTAATGAAGGAAATGGGTGCCGATATTACAATCATTCCATCTGAAGACGATACTTTTGAACCTTGCGGTGATATTGTCATAAAATCCTCTATTCTAAATGGAATCACTATTGAAGGGGACATGATCCCTAGATTAATTGATGAGATCCCTGTGATAGCTCTTTTAGCAACACAAGCAGAGGGTGATACAGTAATAAAAGACGCTCAAGAACTAAAGGTAAAGGAAACAAATCGAATTGATACAGTAGTGAATGAGTTAGTTATGCTTGGAGCAAAAATCATTGCAACAGATGACGGTATGATCATAAAAGGAAAGTCTAACTTAAAAGGCGGAACAGTTTCAAGCCATGGAGATCATCGAATTGGAATGATGCTTTCTATTGCCGCTGCCATCTGTAAGGATGAAGTTTTCCTTGAAAATGAAGAATCAATATACATATCCTATCCTTCATTTTTCGAACATTTAAAATCTCTACAATAA
- the hisC gene encoding histidinol-phosphate transaminase: MKWKQQLLELTPYQPGKSIDDVKRQYGLEKIVKLASNENPFGCSEKVIAAIKYSAASFPIYPDGYATNLREALVNHFHLSPAQFIFGNGADNIIQIISRAFLSSDSNTVMAKQTFSQYKHNAVIDGAEIKEIPLIDGEHDLNGMLEAIDEKTSVVWVCNPNNPTGTYISENRLKAFIEKVPSDTLVVVDEAYVDYVVADDYCESIKLLDQFPNLIILRTFSKIYGLASLRVGFGISHPDIIKILEPAREPFNVNTIGQAAAKAAIEDQQYAEICKQKNREGLELFYRFCEENGLDYYPSQANFILIDFKMDGNAVFQFLLEQGFIVRSGKALGFPTAVRVTVGSKEQNEGVIQAMTNLLAEKTVI, from the coding sequence ATGAAATGGAAACAGCAACTGCTTGAATTAACCCCTTATCAGCCTGGGAAATCAATTGATGATGTTAAAAGACAATACGGCCTTGAGAAGATTGTTAAGCTAGCTTCGAATGAAAATCCATTTGGCTGCTCAGAAAAAGTGATTGCTGCCATCAAATATTCTGCAGCATCTTTTCCAATATATCCAGATGGATATGCAACAAATTTACGAGAAGCCTTAGTCAATCATTTTCATTTAAGTCCTGCACAGTTTATTTTTGGAAATGGTGCAGATAACATTATTCAAATTATTTCTAGAGCTTTCCTAAGCTCAGATTCTAATACGGTTATGGCGAAACAAACTTTTTCTCAATATAAACATAATGCTGTGATCGATGGGGCAGAAATAAAGGAAATTCCACTAATAGACGGAGAGCATGATCTTAATGGCATGCTAGAAGCTATCGATGAAAAAACCTCTGTTGTATGGGTGTGTAACCCAAATAATCCGACAGGGACTTATATTTCCGAAAATCGATTAAAGGCATTTATAGAAAAAGTTCCGAGTGATACATTGGTTGTTGTTGATGAAGCATATGTTGACTATGTCGTTGCCGACGACTATTGCGAATCAATTAAATTATTAGATCAGTTTCCTAATTTAATTATTTTACGCACATTCTCAAAAATTTATGGTTTAGCAAGCCTAAGAGTAGGTTTTGGCATTAGTCATCCAGACATCATTAAAATATTAGAACCTGCTAGAGAACCATTTAATGTGAATACAATTGGTCAGGCTGCAGCAAAAGCAGCAATTGAAGATCAGCAATATGCAGAAATTTGTAAGCAAAAAAACCGTGAAGGACTCGAACTGTTTTACCGTTTTTGTGAGGAGAACGGTTTAGATTATTATCCTTCACAAGCAAATTTTATTCTGATTGATTTTAAAATGGACGGAAATGCAGTCTTTCAATTTTTGCTGGAACAAGGGTTCATTGTTCGTTCGGGAAAAGCTCTAGGGTTCCCGACAGCTGTGAGGGTGACGGTTGGTTCAAAAGAGCAAAATGAAGGCGTAATACAAGCAATGACCAATTTATTAGCTGAGAAAACAGTCATTTAA
- a CDS encoding tetratricopeptide repeat protein, giving the protein MDKINQIITLLENGNHEEALRSYRKILTNGSHEERFVLGEELFQLGFIEEAKALFERLLESYPDEGELLVLLAEAHIDLGQEDEAILVLERLNEEDPSYPQSLLLLADLYQMEGLYEVSEQKLMKAKSILQNEVIIDFALGELYAEQGKFLEATKAYEKVLLTEDVIAGVNVNQRMAEVLSVGGAFEEALPYYEKALNEKIEINTLFSYGFTALQAGFNRTAIEKFNELKELDPEYHSLYLYLSKAYEREEELQNSFNAINTGIEYDEFNKELFFHGGKLALKLNKEEDAENLFREALALDPEYTEAASTLTKLFLHQERYEDVLEITDLFNDFEEEEPQLLWDAAISYHQLEEYSLALNKYTTAYTYLKEQSDFLSDYGNFLIEEGKMSEAAEIFSKLVKMEPDSIEYQDILQRLSE; this is encoded by the coding sequence ATGGATAAAATAAATCAAATCATAACTCTTTTAGAGAACGGTAATCATGAAGAAGCTTTAAGAAGCTACCGAAAAATACTTACAAATGGTTCCCATGAAGAGAGATTTGTTCTTGGTGAGGAATTATTTCAGCTTGGTTTTATTGAAGAAGCAAAGGCATTATTCGAAAGATTGCTTGAATCCTATCCTGATGAGGGAGAGTTACTTGTCCTACTAGCAGAAGCCCATATTGATCTTGGTCAAGAGGATGAAGCAATACTTGTGTTAGAACGATTAAATGAGGAAGATCCAAGCTACCCTCAATCCTTATTATTGCTAGCTGATCTTTATCAAATGGAAGGCTTATATGAAGTAAGCGAGCAAAAGCTAATGAAAGCAAAATCCATTTTACAAAATGAAGTTATAATTGATTTTGCTTTAGGGGAGTTATATGCTGAGCAAGGAAAATTTTTAGAGGCAACAAAGGCTTATGAAAAAGTTCTTTTAACAGAAGATGTGATAGCTGGAGTAAATGTTAATCAAAGGATGGCGGAAGTTCTTAGTGTTGGTGGAGCATTTGAGGAAGCTTTACCCTATTATGAAAAAGCCTTAAATGAAAAAATTGAAATTAATACCCTTTTTAGTTATGGATTCACGGCCTTACAAGCTGGATTTAATCGGACTGCTATCGAAAAATTTAATGAACTTAAAGAGCTTGATCCGGAATACCATTCCTTATATTTATATCTTTCAAAGGCATATGAGCGTGAGGAAGAGCTGCAAAATAGTTTCAATGCCATAAATACAGGAATTGAGTACGATGAGTTTAATAAAGAACTCTTTTTTCATGGCGGGAAGCTTGCATTGAAGCTTAATAAGGAAGAGGATGCAGAGAATCTATTTAGAGAGGCTTTGGCACTTGATCCAGAGTATACAGAAGCTGCTTCCACTTTGACTAAATTATTCCTTCATCAAGAAAGATATGAAGATGTTTTAGAAATAACAGATTTATTTAATGACTTTGAAGAAGAAGAGCCTCAGCTTCTATGGGATGCTGCCATTTCCTATCATCAACTTGAAGAATATTCATTAGCATTAAACAAATACACAACCGCATATACTTACTTAAAAGAGCAGTCAGATTTTCTTTCAGATTACGGGAATTTTTTAATTGAAGAAGGAAAAATGAGTGAGGCTGCCGAAATTTTTAGTAAGCTAGTTAAAATGGAGCCAGACAGCATAGAATATCAAGATATACTGCAAAGGCTTTCGGAGTAA